Proteins encoded together in one Triticum dicoccoides isolate Atlit2015 ecotype Zavitan chromosome 7B, WEW_v2.0, whole genome shotgun sequence window:
- the LOC119340716 gene encoding hydroquinone glucosyltransferase-like, whose product MAAAPHVVILTSSGLGHVLPVSELAKRLAVHHGFTVTIVTYASLSTPGHSSPLASLPPGVSVAALPEVSIDDLPANAHLVTRILTVISRALPALRDLLRSLLDLPAGITALVTDMLCPAALAVGKEMGLPGYVFYTSSLMSLLSFLYIPELARTTTCECRDLPEPVLLPGCVPLHGADLLEPLQNRSDPVYQLMIELGRNYLLAEGFIINTMDALEHETLLAFKELSDKGVYPPAYAVGPFTRRRCPDSNEAKHSCLRWLDNQPDGSVLYVSFGSGGTLSTAQTAELAAGLETSGQRFLWVVHHPNDKDSSAAYLGTAATDTDPLSYLPDGFVERMNGTGLLVPLWAPQVEILNHVAMGGFMSHGGWNSTLETVAAGVPMVAWPLYAEQRMNAVMLSSDRVGLALWERPPLGKDGAVVALEEVAVLVRELMEGEKGAAARKKAGHLRDEAKIASAPGGPQDRALAIVADMVSLHRRSHEMKIVRQNFKPK is encoded by the exons ATGGCCGCGGCGCCGCACGTCGTCATCCTCACGAGCTCCGGCTTGGGCCACGTCCTCCCGGTTTCCGAGCTGGCGAAGCGCCTCGCCGTGCACCACGGCTTCACCGTCACAATCGTCACTTACGCCAGCCTGTCCACGCCCGGccactcctcgccgctcgcctcccTCCCGCCGGGCGTCTCCGTCGCCGCGCTCCCGGAGGTGTCCATCGACGACCTCCCCGCCAACGCGCACTTGGTGACTCGCATCCTCACCGTCATCAGTCGCGCCCTGCCAGCGCTACGCGACCTACTACGCTCCCTCCTCGACCTCCCAGCGGGGATCACCGCCTTGGTGACCGACATGCTTTGCCCCGCCGCGCTCGCCGTCGGCAAGGAGATGGGTCTGCCTGGGTACGTCTTCTACACCTCTAGCCTCATGTCTCTGTTATCGTTTCTCTACATCCCGGAGCTCGCCAGGACCACCACCTGCGAGTGTCGCGACCTCCCGGAGCCCGTGCTGCTCCCCGGGTGCGTGCCGCTACACGGCGCCGATCTCCTCGAGCCCCTCCAGAACCGCTCCGACCCCGTGTACCAGCTCATGATCGAGCTCGGGCGGAACTACCTCCTCGCGGAAGGCTTCATCATCAACACCATGGACGCGTTGGAGCACGAGACGCTGCTGGCGTTCAAAGAGCTTTCTGACAAGGGCGTCTACCCGCCAGCGTATGCTGTGGGTCCATTCACCCGGCGGCGGTGCCCCGACTCCAACGAGGCTAAGCACAGCTGCTTACGGTGGCTGGACAACCAGCCGGATGGCTCGGTCTTGTACGTGTCCTTCGGCAGCGGCGGCACGCTGTCCACGGCGCAGACGGCCGAGCTGGCGGCTGGGCTAGAGACGAGCGGACAGAGGTTCCTCtgggtggtgcaccaccccaacgACAAGGACAGCAGCGCGGCCTACCTCGGCACTGCCGCTACCGACACCGACCCGCTGAGCTATCTGCCGGACGGGTTCGTCGAGCGGATGAACGGTACAGGGCTCCTTGTGCCACTGTGGGCGCCACAGGTGGAGATCCTTAACCACGTCGCCATGGGAGGGTTCATGTCTCATGGCGGATGGAACTCCACGCTGGAGACCGTGGCGGCAGGCGTGCCGATGGTGGCGTGGCCGCTCTACGCAGAGCAGAGGATGAACGCAGTGATGCTGTCATCGGATCGGGTGGGCCTGGCTTTGTGGGAGAGGCCTCCCCTCGGTAAGGACGGAGCGGTTGTCGCGCTGGAGGAGGTGGCGGTGCTGGTCAGAGAGCTTATGGAAGGGGAGAAGGGTGCCGCGGCGCGGAAAAAGGCCGGTCACCTCCGGGATGAGGCCAAGATTGCTTCGGCGCCGGGCGGGCCGCAGGATCGAGCTCTCGCGATAGTGGCTGACATGGTATCCTTGCATCGGAGGAGCCACG AAATGAAGATAGTACGGCAAAATTTCAAACCAAAATAG